CATAAAATAAGCTGTCAGGCTTGTGAGGAATGGAGGTTATAATGGAACGAATGCCTGCGTTGTTTATAGGACATGGTTCTCCTATGAATGCAATTGAAGAAAATACCTTTGTAAAAGAGTGGAAAGCCCTGAAAGATAAACTTCCTCATCCAGAGGCAATCTTATCTGTATCTGCCCACTGGTTTACAAGCGGTACCAAAGTTTCGGATTCAAGAGCGCCTGAAACAATTTATGATATGTACGGTTTTCCGAAAGAACTATATGAAATTATTTATAAGGCAAAAGGAGCACCACAGTTTGCCCATAAAACCCAGCAAATTATCAGCCGTCAGGTTGCTATTGATAATACATGGGGTTATGACCACGGTACTTGGTCCGTTCTGCACAGAATATATCCAGAAGCTGATATCCCTGTGTTTCAGCTTAGTGTAGATAGAAATGCCTCGGTCCTGGAGCATTATAAAATTGGTCAGGAGCTGACAAAACTTCGAGAACAAGGGGTTTTGATTTTTGGTAGTGGTAACGTGGTACACAATTTAGCCAGAATTAGTTGGGAGATGGAGGGTGGCTATACTTGGGCAGAAGAATTTGATGCCTATATCAAAGAAAATATAGTAAGCCGAAAGGATGACAATGTTCTGAATTATCACAAGATAGGTACCTCCTCAACCTTAGCCTTTACTTCCCTAGATCATTATGCACCATTACTGTATGTTTTGGGAGCCTCCCATAAGTCAGAACAGATTACAGTATTTAATGATTCCTGTATTTTAGGTTCACTTTCTATGACCAGTTATCTGTTCGAATAGTAGATTCCTATATTATTAAATACAATGAATAACCTTAATTAAAAGTCATGCCAAATAATACGGCATACAATAGGAGCTAGTACAATTAAATATAACAAAGAAAGGAATGCCACATATTGCTTCTTCACACTTTTATTTGTGGCAGTAACACATTTGTAAATAGTTGTGTTATGTAATGGGTGCTTATATGAGTAAATGTAATATTAAAAAAATTATACGTGGGCAAAGAGCGGTTGATGGTGCCGGTGTTCACCTTGTTCGGGTATTAGGAAGCGATGATATGAAAGATTTTGATCCTTTTTTAATGTTGGATTCTTTTGATTCTGTAAATCCCTCCGACTATACTGCAGGATTTCCCATGCATCCTCATCGGGGAATAGAAACAATCACCTATCTGATAGCCGGTGAAATTGAACACGAAGATAGTCTTGGGAATAAAGGGTCTATACATTCCGGAGAGACGCAATGGATGACTGCTGGCAGCGGTATCCTTCATCAAGAGATGCCTCAGGCCTCCGACAGAATGCTTGGCATCCAACTATGGTTAAACCTGCCCCGGAATGAAAAAATGACAGAACCTGCTTACTTTAGCATAACGGAGGAAATGATTGCTAAAACCACACAGGAAGAGGTGGAGATTAAAGTTATATCCGGTACATTTGGCAGTACTGCTGGCATTGTACCTAAGCATATTCCAGCTACTCTTTTCGATATTTTATTACCTCCCGGAAAAGAGCTTTTAGTTCCAGTAAAAAGTGATGAAACTGCATTTATTTTCTTAATCGAAGGAGATACAATCTTAGAAGGTAAAAGGGTTTCTGAAAAGTCAGCTATTTTATATGATAAGGGAGATGAAATTGTTGTTCTTGCACCTCAAGATTCTCCATCCAGAGTCTTATTCTTCTCCGGTAAACCACTCCATGAACCAATTGCCTGGGGAGGTCCAATTGTAATGAATACAAAGGAAGAATTAGGAGTTGCTTTTGAGGAACTAAGAAAAGGTACTTTTATTAAATAGAGTTTGGGTACTTTTTTGGTTCTGAAAGCTTTAAGATAAATCGTATATTACTTGAAGTTGACACACGAGCCGCATTAAAGCGGCTCATTTTGCATTCATGAATCTTATAAATTCTTTATAATTGTATGGTATAATTTCACTATAAATGAACTTTACGCACTTGGATGTTTCAAGCTTTCATTAAAGCTGGCAGACACAATGACTACTATATAGATATATATACTTGCGGAATCACTCTCTTGAAAGAAAGTAGCAGGCAAAATTATTAAAATAAAATGGGGGGACTGCCTATAATCATAAACTGTTTTTGATGATTTTGACTAGTTCCATTACATTCATACAATGTCATTCAAAGACAGTTTCGCAACTACCTATGTTAAGAAAAGAAAGGTGATTTGACTTGAGCAAAATACTTATTATTGATGATGAAGAGGAATTAGTAGAACTCCTAAAGGACGAACTTCATGCCAGAGGTCATGAAGTACTAACTGCTTATGATGGTATAGCAGGTATAAACTTGGCCGAGAAACATCCAGATCTTATTCTTTTAGATGTCATGCTTCCCGCATCGGATGGATTTACCGTTTGCAGAACCATACGTGAAAAGGTATTATGTCCTATATTATTTATGAGTGCAAGGCAATCGGAAGCAGACCGGGTAAGAGGGTTGACACTCGGAGGCGATGATTATATTGTAAAGCCCTTTACATTGAGAGAATTAATGGCTCGTATTGAAGCTAATTTAAGGCGTGAACAAAGAGCACACTATGTAAATAAAGAACAAAAGCGCACAAAATTATATTTTGGCATATTGGAACTGAATTTAATAGAACGCACACTTACCATCAATAATCAAAATATAATACTAACCAGGCGTGAATATGATATTGTTGAATTTCTTGGCATGCATAGCGGACAGGTTTTTTCCAGAGAACAAATCTATGAGAAGATTTGGGGCTATGACGCAGACGGTGATTCCAATACTGTTGTTGAACATATAAAGAAAATCCGTTCAAAACTCCACACTGCTGACTCAGAAACAGAATATCTGTCTACCGTATGGGGAATTGGATACAAATGGAATAAAATCCGTGGAAAGGATGCTCTATGATGAAGCATCCTAAAGTTAGTAATAAGCCCATTAAAGTACAAGTCAGGCGTACATTCTTAAAAATCATTGCTGCCAGTGTACTGGCAACCGCAATCACATATATTCTAACCCTGATACTGCTTATTTATCATGAACAAAATACTATACTTCCGGCTAACTATTATGAACAACAAATTCCTGCCATCTATAAGTACATTGAAAAAAAAGGAGAAGTATTGTTAGGCTCATCAGAAAAAGACCGATTGGAAGAAATCATTCCGATAGAAGGCATGGAGTATCAGGTGTTAAACGCTGCCGGCGACATCCTATACGGCACGTATAATGCTACTGTTATCAATAATTCAAAAGATATATACTATAAACTCAATAAAACAGAAGGATATAAAGGCAGCTATATACACTATATCCCTGTTCTAAGCGCAGATGATAACAAAACTCTGCAAGGGGTCGTTTTATTAATTTACGATCTTAAGTTAGGTTATACTAATAATTATTATCGGTTTATATACACCTTTGCTTTTACAACTGCATTACTACCACCTTTTATATACATCATTCTGTTTACGCTGATTTTTTCAAAACGTTTTGCCAATGGTATTAACAAACCACTAAGTATGCTAATGACAGCATATCAAAAAGTAGGCGAAAAAGATTTGGATTTTGAAATAATTTATGAGTCCGGTGATGAATTAGGACAGTTATGTAATGCTTTTAACAAAATGAAAGAGGCGTTAAAGCACTCTTTGGAATACCAGTGGAAATTGGAACAGGAACGGATAGATACCATCCAAAATCTGGCTCATGATTTGAAAACTCCTATCTCAAACCTTATGATATATGCAGAATCTCTATTAAGTCAGGACAACCATTCGAATGATAAGTTGAACCGTTATCTTCAGGTCATACATGATAATGCAGAGCGCAGTGTCCAACTTGTCAGTCAGATGCAATACACCACTGATCTTGAATATGATGAAAGTCATCTGTTACTTGCTCCCGTTAACATAACTGATTTTGTGCATGCTAAATTAGCAGAATACGAGCTTAAAGCAAGCCGTAAGAAAATAATAATTACGTTTAATTCCTCAAATGCATATGGGGCAAATTTTTATATTGATATAGAAAAACTGGAACGTATACTAGACAATGTTCTATCCAATGCTGTATCCTATACTCCCACTGGCGGTACCATATCTGTCTTCCTTAAAATAAAAAACAACTACATTCATTACACCATTCAGGATACCGGTATAGGTTTTCAGGGAAAAGTAATAGAAAAAGCAACCCAGAGGTTTTATAGGGGAGATAATGCACGTAACAGTGAAACCGGTCATTCCGGACTTGGGCTCTATATAAGCAAACAGCTTTTAGAGAAAATGAATGGTTCCTTAACTGTGGGAAATTCTGAAACAGGCGGAGCTAGAGTTGAAATATGGCATAAAATCTATCACCAAACCTAAACAATACCGTAAGTACCCATACGGCACCAGGTTATAGTTTATTTTAATATGTTGTGATATAATAACTACAAGTGGATACACAGCCTAAGTAAGTCTTTACCATGGCTTAATAAATTGCAATCAATATCCGCAGAAAACAAAAGAAGGAGAATACGAATGATTCCAGGTAGTATAATTGGAGTAGGTAATACTGCAACTGTATATGATTGGGAGCCCGGAAAGGTAATAAAACTTTTTCACTCCGGCTATCCGAAAGCTTCTGTTGAAAGAGAATATCATAATGCAGTAATGCTGCAAGATAAGAAGTTCTCAAAACCATCTGTTTATGATTTTATTATAGTTGATAACAGGTATGGTATTGTATATGATAAGATTCAAGGAGAATCCTTATTAGATAGATTACTGCAAACACAGAATTTAAATGAGAGTGCAAAAATCTTAGCTGAGCTTCATCAGGAAATACTGCAAAATCATATACAGGAGGTTCCGGATTATAAAGATTTTTTACGTCATAACTTAGAAAAGGTATCTTGGCAATCCCAAAAAGAAAAAGAGAAGATATTAGATTTATTACATGGTTTACCAAAAGGTAATATCCTGTGCCATGGTGATTTTCATCCGGGAAATGTAATATTGACACCTGAAAAACCAGTTGTAATTGATTTTATGAATATCTGTGCAGGCGATTACTATTATGACGTTGCAAGAACTGTATTCTTAATAGAATTTACTCCTGTACCGTCTGTTCCGGGAGACGTTGAAACCCTAATGGAATTAAAAACTGCTTTAGCAGATGCTTATCTAAAATACATGAAGGTTACCCGAGATGAGATTTCTAATGTTCTTCCGGTTATTATAGCCTCAAGGGCTGGCGAATAAAAATATAAAATCTTAACAACCAAAAAGGAACTACAATAGAAGGCTTCAAGCTTGCATAAAGTATAGAACTTCTCATATATTTTAACAACCAAACTCAATGTCAGGCACATTATGAACCTATTTCATACTTTTTACCATATATGGAATGACCAGCTGCTTCAGACGAAATGTTATATGGCAAGTATACATAGTATGGCAGATGTTACCGGTCAATTTCCTTACAGGGCAGAAATTGTAGCGGAAAACTTAAGAGTTCCCTGGGCAATAGACATCAGTGAAGACGGAACCATATACTTTACCGAGCGTATCGGAAATGTACAAAAAATAAAAGATGGACTTCTTTTATCTGAGCCGATAGTAAGCTTAAAATCTCCCTTTATCAGCCAAGGTGAAAGCGGTCTTATGGGGCTGGTTTTAGATCCGGACTTTGGTGAGAATCATTATCTATATCTTATGTATACCTATCGTGAAAATGGCTCTTTATATAACCGGATAGTCCGATTTACAGAAGAGGACGATAAATTAACGGAAGAGACTGTTATATTTGATAAAATACCCGCAAGCGCCACTCATAACGGAGGACGCATTAAAATCGGACCGGACAATAAATTATATATTGCAACCGGTGATGCAAACAATACAGAATTACCCCAGGATAAAAATAGCCTTGGGGGAAAAATTCTCCGTATAGAACTAGACGGCAGTATACCAGTGGATAATCCTTTTCCCGATTCCCCGGTCTATAGTCTGGGTTTTCGTAATCCTCAGGGTATAGCTTTTAATTCCAATGCTGTTATGTATGCTTCAGAACACGGTGAACTTGCTCAGGATGAAATAAACGTTATTATTCCAGGTGGAAATTATGGCTGGCCATTATATACAGGTAATGAAGGTTCTGACAGCGAAGATTATCAAAAGCCACTCGTTAGCAACAGTACTGAAACTTGGGCACCTTCCGGTTTAGCCTTTATCACGCAGGGACCGTTCACAGGTCAATTACTTGCTGCCACCTTGCGTGGCAACAGATTACTTGCTGTCTCCTTAGAGGCGGATGGTACAGCAGCAGAAGCAATAAATTCATGGCTCTATGGCAGATATGGCCGATTAAGAGATGTGTTTCAGGCCAAGGATGGTTCCATCTACCTTCTCACTAGTAACACGGATGCAAGAGGTTTACCCCAAAGTAATGACGATAAATTAATTCAATTAATACCAACTGATTAAATATTTTAACAACTTTATTCCTCACTAACCTCTGTCTTATTAGTAAAGTATGTTAGTCCTCCTAATTATTCGTTGAATAATTCTGACAAAAAATGCAACACTAACACTATATTGGGGCAGTATAGCAAAACTGTATAGAATAACTGGGGTCGTTAACACAAGCTTGTGCTGACCAGCAAGTTCGCAGGATTTTGGAAGAATGAAATTATTAGGATAAAACAGGAGGAAAAATAATGCCTGAAAACAATATGAATCAATTAACAAACAATTTGCCTATGATGGCACTGGATGATATTCCCATCCCAAAGCCTGGCGCACAGCAAATTGTTGCTCTGGTGAAAGAAAGTGGACGTGTCACTGGTTACCAGCTTTCTGATGGCAGAGTTCTAGAGAAAGAAGAGGGTGTCCTGCTGGCAAAACAAGGCGGAATACAGGGTGTGGGAATTGCTTCCAGAAACGGAAATGAATATTTAAAGTCTCTTCCGGATGGCAGTGAGAGCAACAATTTAAGTAACTTACCCTCTGTCTCAAATTAAATATAGTATGGAATAAATGTATAAGGACGTGTTGCAAAACCATTTGTAAAAACTGTTTTGCAACACGCCCTTCGTTTGCCTCCATAAGCAGAAATTTATTGACTCCCTGTTAAAAATAAGTAATAATAATGATGTACAAACTCTTTTTACTCAATTAGATGGACTTACTAAGAAAAGGAAAATGATAATGGAAGAAAATAAAATAACCGTTAAATCCATTGATGAATATATTGGGCAGTTTCCAGACGATTTACAAAAAAAGCTTATGGAGTTAAAAAAAGTCATCCAACTTGCTGTACCAGAGGCAACGGAAAAAATCAGCTATGGTATGCCCACTTTTTATCTTTATGGGAATCTGGTTCATTTTGCCGCCCATCAAAAGCATATTGGTTTCTATCCGGGTTCCAGTGGTATCGAAGCATTTATGGATAGATTCGAAGGATATAAGGTATCAAAGGGCACTGTACAGTTTCCTATTGATAATCCTTTCCCTTATGATTTGATTACAGAAATAGTAAGATACAGAGCTATACAAAACGTTGCCTGGGCGAAAGAGAAGAAAAGTAAACGAAAAAAGTAATTGAATTTATTTAAAAATTAGCTTGTCAATTTAACTACTTTGTGATAAATTATATAGGTATTGATGATTAAATAATTGATAAAAATGGAAATATTTTTATAGAGATATTTCTAACATATGGGGGTATAGCTCAGTTGGGAGAGCGCTTGAATGGCATTCAAGAGGTCATGGGTTCAAGTCCCACTATCTCCACTTAAACAATAAGCCACAGGCAGGAAAGCTTGTGGCTTAAATTATAACTCATAGGGACGGGATACTTGATAAATCAAAGGTAAAGAGGGTGCTTTCATTTTGGGAATGTGCCTTTTTTATAGTTGATTACATTTACATCAATTGATCTGGTGTCAAGACCCTCTGTTGTGATACACTGTCTACCTTTAATACCGAACAGGCTGCCAAAGCCTTATTGTATCATATCCTAAGTTTAGACCTCTAATATAGTTAATAATTCAAAAGTACTAATGCAATCATCAAGTAAAGACAATTTCGAGGATTATCTAAATCCATATTTATAAAAGTAGAGATTTTATTTAATCGTTCTAAGAGAGTGGTGCGGTGGATAAACATTTTTTTTGCAGCATGTGTTGCATTGAATTTTTGATCAATATATGTTTTTAGAGTGAGGACATATTGAGTATTATGATTCTTATCATATTCTCTCATCTTGATTAGACCATCTGGGCAAAGAGATTCTGGTGTAAGGTTCTGGCAGGGACTATTTAGTATATACTCAAGGCAATAGTCTTCAAATTTATAGTAATGTAAATTCGGATTTAAATGTTTTCCAAGTTCCAGTGCAGAGGAAGCCTGAATATAATAATTTCTCACATTATTAATATCGCTAAATTCTTTACTTTTACCTAATCTAAGGTTACTACTCTGAAGAAGTGAGTGTAATTTTGTTTCAGTTTTAATATCGCTCAATAAGGACAAGTTGATTACTGTACAGAGATTGTTGTGATATTCGAATACGATGGCAGAGTTAGTAAAGATTTTTTCGATTTGGGCACATTGGGATTTAATCATATTGTAGCGGATGTCCATTTCAGATAATTCAATGAAGCAGAAATTAAAATTATGGTTTGCCTTCCAACTATGGGATGTGAGCGCTTTTTCAAGTGTCTGTTCTGTTACTTGCTGTTTATTTAGATACTGTTTTAGAATATAATTCAACGAAGTAAAATGGTTTTGTTCATGAACTTGATTTTGCTCATAATTGAGCAGGGCATAATGAGCCATGTGTCGCAGTAGAATTGGGTCGCTCTCTCGGAAAGGTGCGCGCGCTTCCATAATCGAAATAAAAAGTACAAATCTGCCCTGAGATCGAACTACGATGGATAGGTGCCGGTAATCGTGATCTGAAAATGTTGGTATCTCGTTGTTCCACATTTGCTCATAGTTTTCACTTTGCTTCAAATCAGTCAAGCATTTTTCTGGTATATAATTGTATTTAATATTTAATGGGTTATTTTTTGACTCTGCAAGTATACGATAATCGGCATCACTGAAGTAAATAGGATTGCGGAATATAATGTCGGACACATCAATAATATCTTGTAAGTCTGTATTGTAATTGACACATTGTTGCAGACGTTGATCCCAGGTGTCATATTGATTAAATAATACTTGTACTTCATTGAAAAGAGCAAGAATGTTGATTTCATCCTTGACACAGATAATAGAAAGCTCCTTATTAAAAAAATCTTCTGGCGGCTTTCCCACACTGATTAAACAAGCACCGAGCTCTGTCTTGAGAGAAGCCGGTAATGATTGCTGAGAAGCAATATATATATGGTCACATAATAGTACCTCCTGATTAATATAATGTTCTGGTCGATTCAAATGTAATTCATCGGAGTAGTTATCATTTTTTGTACAAAGAATAATATCTGATAATTGTTCCAGAAGAATAGAAATATTGAGATGCATAATTATACCTCCTTTATAAACACTACAAATTGTAGCTTGTTTTCTTGAAAAAAGCAATAGTTTACGGCTATCTATTTTAAATATGCAGGAGTAGAATATAATCATACTCAAATTAGACTACAATATGTCGGTATAAAGAGTATGCTGTGTAAAATTAATTTTCAAGATAGGAGAATGATAAGATGAACGAGACAATCAAAATCATATTAAACAGAAGAAGCATCCGCAAGTATAAAAATGAACAGATTAAAGATGAGGAACTGCAAATGATACTGGAAGCTGGAAAATACGCTCCTTGTGGCTTGAATCAACAATCTACATACTTTACTGTAGTACAAAATGAAAAGATGCTAAAAAAAATTAATGATGTGTGCAAGCAAGTCTACCTCAGTTCAGGGATTAAAGTTTTTGAGGATCGAGCAAAGGCTGATAATTTTTGTGTATATCATGGTGCTCCGACGTTTGTTATAGCATGTGGTGAAAAGGAGGTAGCCGCTTATCTTAATAACGGCAGTGTGGCGCTAGAAAACATGTTGATTGCTGCTGAATCAATAGGAATTGGTTCATGTTGGATTCATGCATTGACCATGATTTTCCAGACAGAGGAAGGACAAACATTGAAAAACGAATTAGGAATCCCAGACAATCATGTCTTTGTCGGCGCAGCAGCTTTTGGATATAAAGACATGCCACAGCCATCTCCGGCTCCAAGAAAGGAAGGAACAGTAAATATTATTCGTTAAATAATCTTTAGTAGATAAAGTAAATATTTACTGCTGGTTATAAGGCATAGATTATTGGAGGTACCTATGATTGCGAGAATTGTAAAAATAAAATGTATTACAGGAATGGAAGATCAATTAATCAGGGTAGGTAAGAATAAATTGGTTTCACTAAATGTTAAAGCTGGCTGTATCGAAGTACATTTCCTAGAGCCGAACCATGAGGATGACAACCCACATTTTGGTGTTATTAGTTTATGGAAAAATCAACAATCGCTTAATTCCCTAAGAAATAATAAAGAATACCGTTCGTTACAAAGTGAATTAGCACCACTGATTGATTTGATAACAGAAGAAATATATACCATATCTGATTAAGGATAAGCGGATTAATCAGTTATCTGACAATACAAAAGTAATAAAGGAGATTATAAAAATGACACAGATTTATCCAAATCTATATCAGTTCACAGATGTTGTTGAGCCAATTAAACTTTCTATGCACCAATACTTGCTTTTAACGGATGAGCCAATCCTTATTCAAACAGGCTCTGTAACACAAGCTCAAGCCATGTTACCTAAGATTAAGGAGTTACTAGGTGACTGCTCACTCAAATATATTTTAATTTCTCATTTTGAAGCAGATGAGTGCGGAGGTCTGTCACTGATTATAAAAGAGTATCCAAATGCAATTGCTGTTTGTTCGGAAGTGACTGCAAGGCAAATCTTAGGGTTTGGAATTGCAGCAAATGTTGAAATTAAAAAACCGGGAGACTTCTTCACCGGAAGTAACTTTGACTTTGAAATAATTAGTTATCCCTCTGAGGTGCATATATGGGAAGGCCTTCTGTTCATGGAAAAGAAGAACAGAATTTTTTTCAGCAGCGATTTGATGTTTGGAATGGGAGAAAACCATGGACAAGTTCTAGAAACCAGTTGGGACGATGCGGTGGGTGTCAGTGGCGCAGAGTCTCTTCCCACCCTTGATATGCAAAAGAAGTTGATTGCTGATTTGAAAACACTTAGTCCTGTGTTTGTAGCATCTGGACATGGACCTTGTATCAAGATCGTGTAAGCAGCAGAATGCAGAATAGCAACAAGAGTCTTTCCTGAAATATAGAATGTTTTAAGTTTAATAGCCCTTCTGGATTAAAGACAGCAAGACTACGGGTAAACTTCACGAACCTAAAACGATAAGTTTGGAGATTTGACTCGGGCTGAATAAGTAGATTGGCGCATACTGTCATGTTTGTCAAACCACCTGGACTTTTCTACTGAATTTCAGTGGCTTTCAGTCAATATTTACCAGTCGACAGTATTAAAACATGGTACACTAAAATAGGGATAATGCTTGAGGAAGATCCGAATATCAGAGATAAAAAAATGATAAAACTACAGAAGACCATTGAAAAGTATACCCTTCCATATCGGAAATGCAAAGGACGTGAAAGGGTATTTAAGAATTCTAACTAATATAGAAAGAATTAGGTAGGGGCTCCTTATTAGATGTAGGTATATATAATATTTTTTATAGTTCATTTATATTTGGCAAAACTCCTACAAATATCTGTAGTTATATATTTATCGGAGAAACTGGAGTAGATGAAAGCGCTTCCGTTATTTTATCTTGTAAAGATGGAGAGCAGGCATTACTTTATAGTGCTATAAACATTGATACCATAAAATCTGCCAATATTCTTGGAACGAAAGGGAGGATATGTCCCAAATTTTCAAGTGCAGATACTGCTCATATTCTTACTAATGGAGTTGAAGAAAAAATACACTTGTCTTTTGAGATAAACGATATGGAGTATCAGGTTAGAGAAGTATTAAAGTGCATGAATGAGGGGAAAATTCAAAGTGTAATTATGAGTTGGAACGATTCAATTGAAATAATGATAATAATGGATAGTGTAAGAAGCCAAATGAGATTCTCATAATTGTGGTATACGTTTTTTCACTGAAGAGAGCTGCCAGATTCGAATGAATAGGACTTTTTAACCTAAAAAAATAATAAATCATAAAATGCTAAAATAGCAGATAACCAAAAATCGCTGAACAATCAGAGGTTCGGTGTAACTGAGGTTTTGTATCACTACTATGAGTGATTTAGAAATGTATAAAGAGCCGTGTGTAAGGCCCGCATGCATGGTTATGTAAGAGGAAAAACCTCAGAAAACTAACTTCTGAGGTTTACCTACTCGATTCAATGGGTAAAGTCTTTAGAAGTCAATAGAAGACATCAAGGCTTTTGTTAATAAGTGAAATACCCGCGCAAATAATTACACGTAAAAACAAGTGAATGAACGATAGTAACATAAAAATTATATCGGATTAATCTAATTTACATGTTTCATCGGAACAATGCTCATCAGATGATGAGTCGGCTATATACGCTTTAGTCTTAATGTTGTCATAATCTTCTTTCCATGCATGTTGTAATATATCTAAAAATATTTTACTGGGCTGTGCTCCTGAAATAGTATATTTGCCATTCACAATGAAGAATGGGACACCTTGAATTCCGATTTTCAATCCCTCAGCTCTGTCAGCTTCAATATTCTCGTTATATTTGTCATTTTCTAAAACATCCAAAGCTTCGTCGGCATCAAGACCTATTTCACTTGAAAGTTGAGCAAGTGTTGCGTGGTCACCGATATTCAGTGAATCAGTAAAGTGAGCTTTCATAATACGCTCCATATATTCTTGAATCTTCCCTTTCTCTTTTGCATAATAAGAAAGACGAAGTGCGTCATATGAATTAGTAGGAATCATAGTATCTAATTGGTAATCTAAACCAACTGTTTTCGCTTTTTGTATAAGTTCATTGTTCAATGCTTTTGCTTCTTCAAATGGAATATTATGCTTAGTAGATAATATTTGATGAATATCCATTCCTGTATCTTTTTTCGCGTATGAATCTAATTGAAAACCTCGAAATACGACTTCTACCTCTTCTTTATGTTGAAACTGTTCAAGAGCTATTTCAAAGTGACGTTTGCCAATATAACAAAAAGGACAAACAAAATCTGACCAAATTTCTATTTTCATAGTTAAACACTCCTTTAATTTTATTCTATTTTGATTCGGATAAACAACAATTATTGTCATTATATTATTTATAATATTTGATAGTCTTAAGTTCAGCAGATTTATTCATATTTCAATCAAATAACGGTCTGTAATTTTGCTTTT
The nucleotide sequence above comes from Anaerocolumna cellulosilytica. Encoded proteins:
- a CDS encoding oxygen-binding di-iron domain-containing protein, translating into MTQIYPNLYQFTDVVEPIKLSMHQYLLLTDEPILIQTGSVTQAQAMLPKIKELLGDCSLKYILISHFEADECGGLSLIIKEYPNAIAVCSEVTARQILGFGIAANVEIKKPGDFFTGSNFDFEIISYPSEVHIWEGLLFMEKKNRIFFSSDLMFGMGENHGQVLETSWDDAVGVSGAESLPTLDMQKKLIADLKTLSPVFVASGHGPCIKIV
- a CDS encoding nitroreductase family protein, whose product is MNETIKIILNRRSIRKYKNEQIKDEELQMILEAGKYAPCGLNQQSTYFTVVQNEKMLKKINDVCKQVYLSSGIKVFEDRAKADNFCVYHGAPTFVIACGEKEVAAYLNNGSVALENMLIAAESIGIGSCWIHALTMIFQTEEGQTLKNELGIPDNHVFVGAAAFGYKDMPQPSPAPRKEGTVNIIR
- a CDS encoding antibiotic biosynthesis monooxygenase, producing MIARIVKIKCITGMEDQLIRVGKNKLVSLNVKAGCIEVHFLEPNHEDDNPHFGVISLWKNQQSLNSLRNNKEYRSLQSELAPLIDLITEEIYTISD
- a CDS encoding PucR family transcriptional regulator; this encodes MHLNISILLEQLSDIILCTKNDNYSDELHLNRPEHYINQEVLLCDHIYIASQQSLPASLKTELGACLISVGKPPEDFFNKELSIICVKDEINILALFNEVQVLFNQYDTWDQRLQQCVNYNTDLQDIIDVSDIIFRNPIYFSDADYRILAESKNNPLNIKYNYIPEKCLTDLKQSENYEQMWNNEIPTFSDHDYRHLSIVVRSQGRFVLFISIMEARAPFRESDPILLRHMAHYALLNYEQNQVHEQNHFTSLNYILKQYLNKQQVTEQTLEKALTSHSWKANHNFNFCFIELSEMDIRYNMIKSQCAQIEKIFTNSAIVFEYHNNLCTVINLSLLSDIKTETKLHSLLQSSNLRLGKSKEFSDINNVRNYYIQASSALELGKHLNPNLHYYKFEDYCLEYILNSPCQNLTPESLCPDGLIKMREYDKNHNTQYVLTLKTYIDQKFNATHAAKKMFIHRTTLLERLNKISTFINMDLDNPRNCLYLMIALVLLNY
- a CDS encoding DsbA family oxidoreductase; this encodes MKIEIWSDFVCPFCYIGKRHFEIALEQFQHKEEVEVVFRGFQLDSYAKKDTGMDIHQILSTKHNIPFEEAKALNNELIQKAKTVGLDYQLDTMIPTNSYDALRLSYYAKEKGKIQEYMERIMKAHFTDSLNIGDHATLAQLSSEIGLDADEALDVLENDKYNENIEADRAEGLKIGIQGVPFFIVNGKYTISGAQPSKIFLDILQHAWKEDYDNIKTKAYIADSSSDEHCSDETCKLD